Part of the Streptomyces sp. WMMC500 genome is shown below.
CGCCGCACTGACGCTGTTGATGATGGAACACGGCGAGGTGTGCCCGACGGCCAACTGCGAGCAGCCCGCCGACGGGCTCCCCTTCGACCCCGTGCCGGGCACGAAGACCCGCCCACTCGACTTCGACCACGCGCTCAGCTTCAACTACCAGGTCGGTGGCGTAAAACACGCCATGCTCCTGGGCAGCGCGGACGCAGTGTAGGGAGAGAGGTCAGTCATGGACGACAACCCACACACGCCTGCCCGTGCGCACGACGAGGCTGCAGGGCATGGGGCACGCGGGGAACTCCTCGACGCCGCGCGGAGGGGGCGTGGCGGAGAGATCGCCGTGCTCGGCGCAGGTTGCAGGCTGCCCGGCGACGCCGATTCTCCTGCCGCCCTCTGGCAGCTCCTGGCGGGCGGACGCGACGCCGTCGGCGAGCTGCCCTTGGACCGGGCGGAGCTGAGTGCTTGTACGGACGCTCAGCTCCGCCCTTGGGGCGGCTTCCTGCGCAACGTCTCGGGCTTCGACGCCGACTTCTTCGGCGTTTCCGGTCGTGAGGCCGAAGTTCTCGACCCGCAGCACCGGTTGCTGCTCGAGGTGGCATGGGAGGCTCTTGAGCACGCCGGATTCCGCCCCGAATCACTCAACGGCGTGCCCGTGGGCGTCTTCACCGGAATGAGCTACCACGACTACATGGACGGACTCACGGGCCACCCTCGCGAACTGGAAGGCTCCGTTCTGACCAATGGCCACTGTGTGGCCCCGGGCCGCATCTCCTACCTCCTTGGTCTGCGAGGGCCGTCGCTGTCATTGGACACGGCCTGTTCCTCCTCCCTCGTGGCGCTCCACCTGGCTGCCCAGTCCCTCAATGCAGACGAGTGCGAGATCGCTCTGGCCGGGGGCGTGTCCCTCATCCTTCAGCCCCGGATCACGCAGTCGTTCGCACGGATGGGCATGCTTTCGGCCACCGGCCACTGCCACGCCTTCGACGCCGCCGCCGACGGCTTCGTGCGAGGAGAGGGCTGCGGTGTGGTCGTACTCAAACGACTCGCAGATGCGGTGCGGGCGGGCGACAGGGTGCTGGCTGTGCTACGTGGCTCGGCGGTCAACCAGGACGGCGCCTCGGAAGGACTGGCCGCGCCCTCCCCCGATGCTCAGCGGGCCTTGTACATCCGTGCACTGTCCGCGGCGGGCGTCGACCCGCGCGACGTCGGTATGGTCGAGACACACGGCACCGGCACGCCGGTGGGCGACCCGGCGGAGTTCGCCAGTCTGGCCGCGGTGTACGGCGAGCGCCGGACCGATGGGGGCCGGTGCGCGCTGACGTCGGTGAAGACCAACCTCGGCCACCTGGAGCCGGCCGCCGGCATCACCGGGCTGATCAAGGCCATCGGCAGTCTCGGCCGGGGCCTGATCCCCCCCAACCTCCACTTCACCGCCTGGAACCCGGCGTGTCGACCCGAGGGCACGCGACTGTTCGTGCCCACCAGGCTTGTCGAATGGCCGGTCCGATCCGGGCCGCGGCTGGCTTCCGTCTCTTCCTTCGGATTCGCCGGGACCAACGCTCACGCGGTGCTTGAGCAGCCTCCCACCACGAGGTCACGCGGTGGCCGGGGCAGGCCGAGGCCGGCAGTGCCCACCCCCCCGCCCTCGCCCGCACCCGAGGTCTTCCTGGTCCCCGCCGGCTCGACCGCTGTGCTGCCGACCGCCGCGCTCCGCCTTGCCGAATGGCTGAGGGTCGGCGGTGCGGCCGTGCCGCTGCGGGACATCGCCCACACCCTTGCGATGCGGCGCAGCCCCGGCCGCGGCCGCCTGGGTATCGTGGCTGATTCACACGACCGGCTCGCGGAGTCGCTGCGGATGTACGCGGCCGGGCAGACGGAGCCACATGTGGTGACGGGCTCGGTCGGCTCCGGTATCTCCCGCCGGCCGGTGTGGGTCTTCTCCGGGCAGGGTTCCCAATGGGCGGGAATGGGCAGCGGACTGCTCGGCACCGTGCCCGACTTCGCATCGGCGCTGGCAGAAGTCGACGAACTCATCGGCGCCGAGGCCGGATTCTCCGTACTGGATGTGGTGCGCCAAGGCCAGCCGGTGAGCGGCTGCGGACGGGTGCAGCCGGTGCTCTTCGCCCTGCAGATCGCCCTCGCCGCTGCCTGGCGTAGCCACGGCGTGGAGCCGGCCGGAGTCATCGGGCACTCGATGGGTGAGGTGGCCGCCGCCGTGGTCGCCGGGGCGTTGTCGCTGCCGGACGGGGTACGGGTAATCTGCCGCCGCTCCGCGCTGCTGGAGCGCATCGCCGGTAACGGTGCCATGGCGACCGTCGAACTGGACGCGGAGACGGTCGAGGCGGAGATCGCCGAAGCCGACTCGGACCCCGCCGCCCCGACCGGGCAAGTCTCGATCGCGGTGCTCGGCGCGCCCGGGTCCACCGTCGTCGCCGGGGACACGGACCGCGTACACCGGATGGTGCAGGACTGGCAGGCGCGCTGCATTCCGGCGTCCACCATCGCGGTGGACGTGGCGTCCCACTCGCCGCAGGTGGAGCCACTGCTCGATGATCTCCGCGCCGCTCTCGACGGCCTGACACCCGGCTCACCGCGCGTGCCCTTCTACTCGACGGTGCATGACGACCCCAGACAGCAGCCGGCCTTCGACTCCGACTACTGGTGCGAAAACCTGCGCCGCCCGGTGCGGTTCGCGGCCGCTTTAGCTGCCGCAGCCGCCGACCGCCACTCGCTCTATGTAGAAATCTCGCCGCACCCCGTGGTGAGCCGGGCCCTCACCAGCAGCCTCACCGCACTGCCCGATCAGGCGACCGAGCCGGTGGTGCTGCCCACGCTGCTCCGAAAGGAAGACGAACTGACCACACTGCGCGTCCAGCTAGCGGCGCTGCACTGCGCCGGGGGCACCGTGGACTGGTCCGTCCTCTACGCGGACGCGCAACTCGCGGAAGTGCCCACCATCGCGTTCGACCGCACGCGCCACTTCACCCGGCCGGAGATCGCGCAACCTCGTCTGGAGGCAAGCCCGGCCGGCACGGATGGTGACACACTTCCCGGCAGGCGCACGGAGATTCCGGGAACACCGCGCCGCCTGTGCTGGCATGGGGACTCCGGCATCTCCCGCCTCCCCTGGCTGGCGGATCACCAGGTCTACGGCTCAGTGGCCCTCCCGGGCGCGGTCCACTGCGCCATCGCGCTGAGCTGCGCCTGCGAGGCGTTCAACGCCAGACCACACGAGGTGGAGATCACCGACCTGCGCTTCCTGGAGCTCCTCCGCCTCACCGAGCGAACCCCCGTCAGCACCACCGTGACAATGACAGATGCCGACCACGCCCGGTGTGAAATCTTCGCACAAGGCGAGAAGGACGCCTGGGTACTGCAGGCCACGGCTGTGCTGCGCCGCCGCGCACAAGTGCCGCCTCCCTCGCCCTCGTCGGCTGACTCCCCCGCCTCCCAGCATCCTCGGCACATCGACCCGCGCAACCTCTACG
Proteins encoded:
- a CDS encoding type I polyketide synthase, translating into MDDNPHTPARAHDEAAGHGARGELLDAARRGRGGEIAVLGAGCRLPGDADSPAALWQLLAGGRDAVGELPLDRAELSACTDAQLRPWGGFLRNVSGFDADFFGVSGREAEVLDPQHRLLLEVAWEALEHAGFRPESLNGVPVGVFTGMSYHDYMDGLTGHPRELEGSVLTNGHCVAPGRISYLLGLRGPSLSLDTACSSSLVALHLAAQSLNADECEIALAGGVSLILQPRITQSFARMGMLSATGHCHAFDAAADGFVRGEGCGVVVLKRLADAVRAGDRVLAVLRGSAVNQDGASEGLAAPSPDAQRALYIRALSAAGVDPRDVGMVETHGTGTPVGDPAEFASLAAVYGERRTDGGRCALTSVKTNLGHLEPAAGITGLIKAIGSLGRGLIPPNLHFTAWNPACRPEGTRLFVPTRLVEWPVRSGPRLASVSSFGFAGTNAHAVLEQPPTTRSRGGRGRPRPAVPTPPPSPAPEVFLVPAGSTAVLPTAALRLAEWLRVGGAAVPLRDIAHTLAMRRSPGRGRLGIVADSHDRLAESLRMYAAGQTEPHVVTGSVGSGISRRPVWVFSGQGSQWAGMGSGLLGTVPDFASALAEVDELIGAEAGFSVLDVVRQGQPVSGCGRVQPVLFALQIALAAAWRSHGVEPAGVIGHSMGEVAAAVVAGALSLPDGVRVICRRSALLERIAGNGAMATVELDAETVEAEIAEADSDPAAPTGQVSIAVLGAPGSTVVAGDTDRVHRMVQDWQARCIPASTIAVDVASHSPQVEPLLDDLRAALDGLTPGSPRVPFYSTVHDDPRQQPAFDSDYWCENLRRPVRFAAALAAAAADRHSLYVEISPHPVVSRALTSSLTALPDQATEPVVLPTLLRKEDELTTLRVQLAALHCAGGTVDWSVLYADAQLAEVPTIAFDRTRHFTRPEIAQPRLEASPAGTDGDTLPGRRTEIPGTPRRLCWHGDSGISRLPWLADHQVYGSVALPGAVHCAIALSCACEAFNARPHEVEITDLRFLELLRLTERTPVSTTVTMTDADHARCEIFAQGEKDAWVLQATAVLRRRAQVPPPSPSSADSPASQHPRHIDPRNLYESLRARGLAHGPAFAGVTELRGAEDGESYWARVEVPQQARQSGHTPLRIHPVLIDLCAQLVATRLIEETDSGTLLPVGMRHLRILGDPATAVYCHSHIVETTDNALTGNVRLLDQAGKPVLSIEGLKFTRRTATDPKAVDGWFSGIKWHESPRRTPSQELSAPGTTLIVCERGQITESPRALARAIESVGGKAEVWEQPPAQEGLQELAASLVARLGTSKTPRAVVVLCHREVGQDPAAVGLRQVRLLLAVAQAITGVAAGPVRLYAVTRGARRVRPGDIADPAQGALRGVVRVLALEHPELQATLVDADAGSYSGRDTGNGGNGSDMRELARELMSDQAYDAENLEDEVALRGGVRHVARLERTPLTKPERAPVAAHLARSGEDGFRLRVVRPGDLTSLQLAESPRIAPGAGEVEVRVTATGLNFRDILIALGLLPDAGTGATDYRDRIGFECAGVVTAVGPDVEHFRVGDEVLAVNLEGGAFASFVTLPARAVTSIPPGLGAVDAAGLPIAYLTAWYALRHVARLVPGERVLIHSATGGTGLAAIAVARHLGAEVLTTAGSEEKRDHLRAMGITKVMDSRTLDFRDQTVEATGGEGVDVVLNSLSGAAIRAGLETLRPFGRFIELGVRDILSDEPLGLSPLRHNITFRTVDLIELQRSQPEVFVTVLREVLGEFTAGGLTPLPCTTVPLTAASEAFRLMAGARHLGKLVLTAPAQDETVAVLPAVPVTARRGGAYIITGGLRGVGLATAGWLAQQGAGHLVLNGRTAPTPQATATLDDLAVHGTKITVVLGDIAEEHTAERLVAAVGEQPWPLRGVVHGAMVLADAAITTLDEERLQKAWKPKADGAWYLHRATAPYRLDWFVVHSSMASLLGNPGQAGYAAANAWLDAFATWRNALGLPTLAVNWGPWGEIGVATDFARRGYQTIPTEKGFRALQELLEHGSAQAGVIPGDPGTWIPRAAWNRDFFSLVRPGDDAGSSENAGSPGELVERLRSMPAGPAQLQALEAFLAEHIHAVLRLGTTRIDPQTPLRSLGFDSLLATEVRARIEPVLGVRLAGDFVWRHHTLAALAEGLSERLGLMPC